The DNA segment GCATGAACCTGGCCGGACTGGCCGGGCTGCCGATCGCCGCGGTTCGAATCGAGACCAACACCTCGGACACCAGTTCGGTGCCGACGGTGTGGGGCGTGACCGAGACCTTCAACGTGTGCACGCTCCAGTTCCCCGGCACGCCGCGCCCCGACACCACACTCGGAGCGCTCGCCTCGGCCGCGCGCGTGAGCGGCACGCGCCGGCTGCGCTTCACCAGCGACCGGCTCGGGGCGTTCACCTCGTGGGCGCTCAACGGCTCGAACCTGGCCGGATTCACATTCCGATTCGGTTCACGCACCGATCTGATCTCGGTCAATCAGAGCCCCACTCCGCCATTCGTGCGCATCTTCTATTACGTTCCGCCGGCGCCGCGTCCGGACCTCGCAAAGTAAGCCGCGCGGGCGCCGCGCAAGCTGGCCCGTCTCCGGGCCGCGGTGTAGGCTGCGCGTCCTTCGTCCGGCTGGAGTGTTCCCGGGAGTAAACCTCGCTCGCATGCTCGAAAGCCCGCACGTTTGCGCACCGTACCGGCCGCGTCGCCGGAACCATTCCGAGGCCCGTCGCTTCACCCGCTCGAGACTCCCACGGTGGCTGACCGCTGCCACCGCGGTCGCCCTCACGCTGTTGCTCTCGGCGCCCGCTGCCCACGCCCAGCGCCTGCGCCCCTGGATCCCGCCTGCGGCCGACTCGATGCTCGCCTGGAGCGCCGAGGCCCGCGCCGGATTTCAGACCAATCGCGGCGACTCGATCGGCGGCTCGAACTACGAACCCTACGAGCGCGTTGGATTCATGGCGCGCCGCCTGCTGCGCTCGCTGGGCCGTGCGAATCTCACCCAGGCGGCCGCGGTCGAGAGCTATCTCGATTCGCTGGGGCTCGACACCGACCTGCGCGTCGAGGCGCGACTGCCTTACTTCGCGCTGCTGGTGGTCCGCAATCCGTACCGGCCGGCGGCGAAGGCGGTCGCGTTCCTGCTCTGGTACCGGCAGGAGGAGCTCAAGACGCAGGGGTTCGAACTGTCGGGCGGCTACGAACCGCGTCTGCGCGTGTGGTGGACGAATCGCCAGGAAGGCCCCTACGCGTGGGGCATCCTCGATGCGTCGCGCGATCGCGCCACGCTCTACTTCTCGCTGCTCCAGCTGTCGGCCAACGGTCAGTTCTGGCACCTGGTGCAGTTCGACACCGAGGGCATTCCGTTCGCTCCGACCGGTGATGCCGCATTCGCCGATCTCAACGGCGACTCGAAGCCCGAGTTCCTGGTGTGGACTCCGGCGCCGCTCGATTCGCTGGTCGAAAATTGCCGCGACTGTCCGCGGCTGCTCGAGCAGCGCACCTTCGTCGAGCGGCCGCGTGGTTTCGCGTTGCTCGAGACCCGCATCGTGCCATCACCGACCAGCACCTTCATTCGGTTCGTCCAACTTCTGGCTCAAGGCGACCGCGCGAGTGCGGCGCGGTTTCTCAAAGACCCGAGGCGCATCGAAGCCGCGGTGAGCGCCGGCTGGGGGCTGCGTCGTGCGCACGGGAGCTGGAAGATCCTCGCCACCGAGCCCGAAGCGGCGTGGCCGCTGTGGCTGCTGGCGCGGTTTCACGCGCCGGGCGGGCCGCGGGACTACAAGTTCGACTTCGAATCCGACGGCTCGCGCTGGCTGATCAAGGGCTGGGAACGCCGCGCGCAGCTGGGCGGGGCCACCGACTCGACCGCACGCCGCCCGGCCGGCACCACGCCGCGCAAGCCGTGATGAAGCGCCTCGTCAACATTGCGTGCGTGCTCGCGATCGCCGTGCTGTGCGGCTCGCTCGCGCTCGGCTGCGACAATCGGCCCCGGTTCGTACCGCCGGGCGGCGACTCGCTGGGCGGGGCTCCCGTCGACAGCTTCTCTCGCACCGCGCGCGCCGCACGCGAACGCTGGGAAGCTGACGGCGGTGCGGATGGCGCCGCCGCTCGGCTGACCGCGGCGTTGCTCGCTTACGACCTCGAGCTCAAGCCCGAGTTCGCACTGGCTCCGCGCATTCGGCAGTTGCTGGACTCGCTCGGATTCGGAGTCGAGGTGGTCGAAGACGATGCGGTCGCGCTGGTGAATATGTTCCCGCGCTCCGATCCGACCGCCACCTCGTGGCCACGACTGGTGTGGCGCGATTCGTTGCGGGTGCGGACTCAAGCGGTCGAGGGCGGAGGGATGCGCCTGAGCGATCTGTCGCTCGGGCCGCCTTCGCGGCCGCAGAGTGATACCAGCGCGGTTCAGGCCGCGGGATTGTTCCTGCGCAGCGGGCCGGCGGGGCCTCAGCCGATCGTGTTCGTGTGGCGTCGCGCGCCGCGCGCCGGTGTGTGGCGGCTCTACCAGACGCTGGGACCGGACTCACTGGGTGGCACCGGCACGGCGAGCTTCGTGCCGTCCGATGGCGAGAGTCCGGCGCTGGCATCGCGGACCTGGTCGCGAACCCCCGGTTTCGAGGAGTGCGCGTCGTGCGCGCACCTGTTCCGCAAGTACGAGTTCCACTGGGGGATCGAAGGCTTCTCGCGCGCCAGCGAGGCGACCGAGCCGTCGCCGTACGCGACCTTCGTGCGACTCGTGCAGGCGCTTTCGATTCCCGACGACGAGCTGGCTCGCGAGCAGCTTGGCGACCCCAGCCTGATCGACGTGGCGCGCGGCCTCGAACTGGGTGCGCGACGCGCGAACTGGCGGATGGCACCCGGCGCCGAGGGCGCCCCGGGCGACGAACTGGTGTTCTACCGCGGCCCCAATGAGGCCTACCGGATCCGGTTCATGCGCTCGTTCGGGGTCTACCGGGTGACATCGATCGACACCACCCGGCGCGCCATCGAGTAGCCGGAAGCGCGTTTCGCCCTTTGAATTGGCGCCTGAATGGCGCCTGCACATTTGGGCCAGCGAGTGCTAGAGTGCCCACCTGCGTCGCCACGATGCCCTTCGAGCGGGTGCCGATCGTCGCGCGCTCCGGAGGCCCTCATGCACAGCGAACCCGCGCGCTTCCTCGATGTCTGGTCGGAGCCGCGCAGCACCGCCGATCCGATCTCGTGGCTGCGCGATCTGGGCGAACGTCCCGAGCACCGCGGCGCGATCGCTCACTGGCACGTCGAGCCGGCGCGCCTCGCGCGTCACGGCGCGCTCTCGTGGCCGCTGCCCGCGCCACTTGCCGAGGCGCTCGAGACGCAGGGCGTCGAGCAGCTCTACAGCCATCAGGTCCACGCGATCGAACGCCTGCGCGCGCGACTCGACACCGTGATCGTGACCGGCACCGCGAGCGGCAAGAGCCTGTGCTATCACGCGCCGGTGATCGAGCGCCTGCTCGAAGACCCGGACGCGACGGCGCTCTACCTGTTTCCGACCAAGGCACTCGCTCAGGATCAGCTGCGCGGGCTCACGCGTCTGTCGCTCGGTCACCCTCAGATCCTCAAGCGCCTGCGCGCTGGCGTCTACGACGGAGATACGCAGGCGTCGACACGTCGCAAGCTGCGCGACGACGCGAACGTGATCCTGTCGAATCCCGACATGCTGCACGCCGGGATCCTTCCGCAGCACCCGCGCTGGGTGCGTTTTCTGAGCCGGCTGCGCTACGTGGTGGTGGACGAGATGCACGTCTACCGCGGCATTTTCGGCTCGCACGTCGCAAACGTGCTGCGGCGGCTCGAACGCGTGATCGCTCACTATGGCGGCGACTTCCGCTACGTGATGTGCAGCGCCACGATCCGCAATCCCGGCGAGCTGGCCACCGCGCTGACCGGTCGCGAGGTCGCGGTGGTCGATGACGATGGTTCGCCGCGCGGGGAGCGCCACTTCGTGCTGTGGAACCCACCGTATCTCGACGACTCGCGCTCCGAGCGCCGCTCGTCCAACGGCGATGGCAGCCTGCTGCTGGCGGGACTGGTCGAGCGGGGCGCTCAGACGATCGCGTTCACCAAGTCGCGGGTCGCGGCCGAGCTGGTGTACCGCTACGCCCACGAGCGGCTCGAACGCAGCGCTCCCGAACTTGCGGGGCGGCTGAGTCCCTACCGCGGCGGCTACCTGCCCGAAGATCGTCGGCGCATCGAGCGCGCGCTGTTCTCGGGCGAGCTGCGCGGCGTGGTGTCGACCAACGCGCTCGAGCTGGGGATCGACGTCGGCAGCCTCGACGCGGCGGTGCTGATCGGGGCGCCGCCGACGCTCGCGAGTGCCTGGCAACAGGCCGGCCGCGCCGGGCGTCGCAACGGTGCGGCACTGGCGCTGCTGGTGGCCTACAACGAAACCGTCGATCAGTACCTGATGCGCCATCCCGACTGGTTCTTCGGGCGCTCGCCCGAAGCGGCCTGCATCGATCCGGGCAATCCCTACATCCTCGCGCAGCAGCTGGCGTGTGCCGCCTACGAGCTGCCGTTGACGCTTGCCGACCGGACGCGCTTCGGGGCGCTGGCCGGTCGCGTGCTCGAAGCGCTCGACGAAGCCGGGCAGACGCGCACGCTCGAGGGCCGTTCGTACTGGGCGCAGACCGACTTCCCGGCGCAGAAGGTGAACCTGCGCGCGATGTCCGACGACACCTACACGATCCTCGACGCCAGTCGCGACAATGCGGTGATCGGCAATGTCGACGCGATCAGCGGGCTCGAGCTGGTGTATCCGGATGCGATCTACCTGCACGAGGGCCAGACGATGTGGGTGCGCTCGCTCGACCTGGAGCAAAAGGTCGCGATCGTCGAGCCGCGCCCGGTCGACTACTACACCCAGCCGGTGCTCGACACTCATGTCCACGTACGCGGCGAGCGCGAAACGCTCGACTGGCACGGTGAACGCGTTCGTTTCGGCGATCTCACCTACGCATGGCAGACCGTCGCCATGAAGAAGATCCGCTTCGGGACCCGAGACGCGTTGGGCTACCACCCGCTGTCACTGCCGCGCCTCACACTCGAGACCGCCGGCTTCTGGATCACTCCCGGCGAGGCGACGCTGCGCGAGCTCGCGCGGCGCGGGCATTCGCCGTGGGAGTCCCTGAGCGGAGTGCGAAACCTGTTCCTGACCCTGCTCGCGATGATCTCGATGTGCGATGCCGCAGACCTGGGCGGCGTGCTCGACTCATCGAACGTGGGAGCGCCGACCCTGTTCCTGTTCGATCGCTACCCGGGCGGGCTGGGCTTCGCGGAACAGGGGTTCGCGCGCCTCGATGAGCTGACGCGCGCGGCACTCGAACACCTGCGCGCATGTCCCTGCGAGGGCGGCTGTCCGTCGTGCACGGGGCTCCCGATCCTGCGACCGGCGCAGCAGCAGGACCCCGACCTGGGGCGTGCTCGCAGCTCTCCCTCGAAGGAAGGCGCGCAGGCGCTGCTCAGCACCTGGGCGCGCGAGTCGAGCCGGGGGTGATCGGCGATTCGAGGCTCGGCGCACGACTCGGAGCGCTGGCGCGATCGCGTCACGAGACGCCCGCCGAGACGTCGAGCGAGCGCGTCGATGGGGCGGTAGCGGCCGACGAAGCCGCGGTCGAACCGGCTGTCGCCGCGAACGAACTTGGCGTCGAGAGCTTCCTTCCCGGCGGCGAATGGCGTGACGAGCACGGCGCGGTCTACGTCCACGAGCGGCTGCGCTCCGAACTCGAGGCTCCACAGCTCGCATGGGGAGCGCTCGACGAGCCGGGGGAGAGCGAGCCCGATCTGCGCACGCTGCACGCACTCGGGCTCACGCGCGCGCTGTTCCTGGACCT comes from the Candidatus Eisenbacteria bacterium genome and includes:
- a CDS encoding DEAD/DEAH box helicase encodes the protein MHSEPARFLDVWSEPRSTADPISWLRDLGERPEHRGAIAHWHVEPARLARHGALSWPLPAPLAEALETQGVEQLYSHQVHAIERLRARLDTVIVTGTASGKSLCYHAPVIERLLEDPDATALYLFPTKALAQDQLRGLTRLSLGHPQILKRLRAGVYDGDTQASTRRKLRDDANVILSNPDMLHAGILPQHPRWVRFLSRLRYVVVDEMHVYRGIFGSHVANVLRRLERVIAHYGGDFRYVMCSATIRNPGELATALTGREVAVVDDDGSPRGERHFVLWNPPYLDDSRSERRSSNGDGSLLLAGLVERGAQTIAFTKSRVAAELVYRYAHERLERSAPELAGRLSPYRGGYLPEDRRRIERALFSGELRGVVSTNALELGIDVGSLDAAVLIGAPPTLASAWQQAGRAGRRNGAALALLVAYNETVDQYLMRHPDWFFGRSPEAACIDPGNPYILAQQLACAAYELPLTLADRTRFGALAGRVLEALDEAGQTRTLEGRSYWAQTDFPAQKVNLRAMSDDTYTILDASRDNAVIGNVDAISGLELVYPDAIYLHEGQTMWVRSLDLEQKVAIVEPRPVDYYTQPVLDTHVHVRGERETLDWHGERVRFGDLTYAWQTVAMKKIRFGTRDALGYHPLSLPRLTLETAGFWITPGEATLRELARRGHSPWESLSGVRNLFLTLLAMISMCDAADLGGVLDSSNVGAPTLFLFDRYPGGLGFAEQGFARLDELTRAALEHLRACPCEGGCPSCTGLPILRPAQQQDPDLGRARSSPSKEGAQALLSTWARESSRG